The following proteins are encoded in a genomic region of Sneathiella marina:
- a CDS encoding vWA domain-containing protein, which translates to MFTKFFFTLKDAQIPVTLREYITLIEALKAGCAEYSVNDFYYLSRTTLVKDEKNLDKFDQVFGHCFNGIEFIADDQTVEIPDEWLKKLAELSLTDEEKAEVEAMGGWEKLMETLQERLKEQEKRHQGGNKWIGTAGKSPFGAYGYNPEGIRIGQKESRNRKAVKVWDKREYKNLDDSIELGTRNIKVAMKRLRQFAREGAADELDLDDTIRSTARNAGFLDLKMRPERHNTVKVLILFDIGGSMDDHIKACEELFSAARSEFKHLEFYYFHNCVYEKLWKENSRRHSAFMPTWDVLHTYPADYKLIIVGDATMSPYEIAYAGGSVEHWNEEPGQAWMERMLNIYHKAVWLNPVPEKYWDYTPSVQMMKQLMTDRMFPLTIGGLEGAMKELNR; encoded by the coding sequence ATGTTCACCAAATTTTTCTTTACGCTCAAAGATGCTCAGATACCGGTTACGCTGCGCGAATATATTACGTTGATTGAAGCTTTAAAAGCGGGCTGTGCCGAATATTCTGTGAATGATTTTTACTATCTATCACGCACTACTTTAGTGAAAGATGAGAAGAACCTCGACAAGTTTGACCAGGTATTTGGTCACTGCTTCAACGGGATTGAGTTTATCGCAGATGACCAAACGGTTGAAATTCCCGATGAGTGGCTCAAGAAATTGGCAGAGCTATCCCTCACCGACGAGGAAAAAGCAGAAGTTGAAGCCATGGGCGGCTGGGAAAAACTTATGGAGACCCTCCAGGAACGATTGAAGGAGCAGGAAAAGCGACATCAAGGCGGCAATAAATGGATTGGAACTGCCGGCAAATCTCCGTTTGGGGCATATGGCTATAATCCAGAAGGAATCCGCATCGGCCAAAAGGAAAGCCGCAATCGTAAAGCCGTAAAAGTTTGGGATAAGCGGGAATATAAAAATCTTGATGACAGCATTGAGCTCGGCACCCGTAATATAAAGGTGGCCATGAAGCGACTCCGGCAATTTGCCCGCGAAGGAGCGGCAGATGAACTGGACCTGGATGATACCATTCGCTCAACAGCCCGTAATGCCGGATTTCTGGATTTAAAAATGCGCCCTGAACGCCATAATACGGTCAAGGTGCTTATCCTGTTTGATATTGGCGGCTCCATGGACGACCATATTAAAGCCTGTGAAGAGCTTTTCTCAGCCGCGCGCAGTGAATTTAAGCATCTGGAATTCTATTATTTCCATAATTGCGTTTATGAAAAGCTGTGGAAAGAAAATAGCCGACGGCATTCAGCATTTATGCCTACATGGGACGTTCTTCATACCTATCCTGCCGATTATAAACTGATCATTGTAGGCGATGCGACCATGAGCCCTTATGAGATCGCCTATGCAGGGGGCAGTGTGGAGCACTGGAATGAGGAACCCGGTCAGGCCTGGATGGAACGGATGCTGAATATTTACCACAAAGCTGTTTGGCTCAATCCGGTTCCTGAAAAATATTGGGATTATACACCCTCTGTTCAGATGATGAAGCAGTTGATGACGGATCGAATGTTCCCTCTTACCATTGGCGGCCTTGAAGGGGCGATGAAAGAGTTAAATCGGTAA
- a CDS encoding AAA family ATPase produces the protein MKFKGTDTYVATEDLMIAVNAAITLERPLLIKGEPGTGKTVLAQEVANALGKQFIEWNIKSTTKAQQGLYEYDAVSRLRDSQLGEDKVHDISNYIRPGKMWEAFTANESPILLIDEIDKADIEFPNDLLQELDRMEFFVYETQETIKAAHRPLVIITSNNEKELPDAFLRRCFFHYISFPDTETMEKIIDVHHPDAKQELVRDALKVFFDVRETPGLKKKPSTSELLDWLKLLMSEDLPEDVLRSKDPSKLIPPLHGALLKNEQDVHLFERLAFLSRREQR, from the coding sequence ATGAAATTTAAAGGTACAGATACATATGTTGCAACGGAAGATCTGATGATCGCCGTAAACGCGGCGATTACATTGGAGCGCCCTCTTTTGATTAAAGGGGAGCCGGGCACGGGTAAAACAGTTTTGGCCCAAGAAGTGGCAAACGCGCTTGGCAAACAATTTATCGAATGGAACATCAAATCAACCACAAAAGCCCAACAGGGGTTGTACGAATATGACGCCGTCTCCCGCTTACGCGATTCGCAATTGGGGGAGGACAAGGTGCATGATATTTCCAACTATATTCGTCCTGGAAAGATGTGGGAGGCATTTACTGCCAATGAAAGCCCTATTTTATTAATTGATGAGATCGATAAAGCGGATATTGAGTTTCCAAATGACTTGTTACAGGAACTCGACCGCATGGAGTTTTTTGTCTACGAGACGCAAGAGACAATTAAAGCTGCTCATCGTCCTTTGGTGATTATTACATCGAATAACGAAAAAGAACTTCCCGACGCTTTTCTGCGCCGGTGTTTCTTCCATTATATCAGCTTCCCCGATACAGAAACCATGGAGAAGATTATTGATGTGCATCACCCGGATGCAAAACAGGAGCTGGTTCGGGATGCTTTGAAAGTGTTCTTTGATGTTCGTGAAACACCAGGGTTGAAAAAGAAACCGTCAACAAGCGAACTTCTTGATTGGCTAAAACTTCTCATGTCGGAAGATCTTCCAGAAGATGTCCTTCGATCAAAAGATCCGTCAAAGCTTATTCCGCCTTTGCATGGCGCATTGCTGAAGAACGAGCAGGATGTCCATTTGTTCGAACGATTGGCTTTTCTGTCCCGGCGCGAGCAACGATAA
- a CDS encoding DUF547 domain-containing protein: MRAIPIAFIVLITAVFPQATWAYFDQLDGLLATHVETKTVDGIRYNGVNYGAWGKDPRHTLVRDDILTTNPATLLSKEEKLAFWINAYNVLTIDLIIREKEPESIKNLGGLFSSPWSKHTWEIAGQSYTLDNIEHDIIRPLGEARIHFAINCAAKSCPDLRVEAYRPEKLNTQLADQVTLTFSNGTKGFRKSPAQNIIHVTKVMDWFGEDFDDRNLHSWLMPYFPSLINDQTEIKFFSYDWSLNKS, translated from the coding sequence ATGAGAGCTATACCGATAGCTTTTATCGTCTTGATCACTGCTGTTTTCCCTCAAGCAACTTGGGCTTACTTCGATCAATTGGATGGTTTACTCGCAACTCACGTCGAAACCAAAACTGTAGATGGCATTCGATACAATGGCGTAAATTATGGCGCCTGGGGGAAAGACCCCCGCCATACACTTGTACGGGACGATATTCTAACAACAAATCCAGCTACGTTATTATCGAAAGAAGAAAAATTGGCGTTTTGGATCAACGCCTACAATGTCCTTACAATCGATCTGATTATTCGTGAGAAAGAACCTGAAAGTATCAAGAATCTCGGCGGGCTGTTCAGCAGCCCTTGGAGTAAACACACATGGGAAATAGCTGGGCAATCCTATACACTAGACAATATTGAACACGATATCATCCGCCCTCTTGGAGAAGCCCGCATCCATTTCGCGATAAACTGTGCCGCAAAATCCTGCCCGGATTTACGCGTCGAAGCCTATCGACCGGAAAAACTCAACACACAGCTGGCTGATCAAGTCACCTTGACATTCAGCAATGGCACTAAAGGTTTTCGTAAAAGTCCGGCCCAGAATATTATTCACGTTACAAAGGTCATGGATTGGTTTGGGGAAGATTTCGACGATCGGAATCTGCATAGCTGGTTAATGCCTTATTTTCCAAGCCTGATTAATGATCAGACAGAAATAAAATTTTTCAGCTACGACTGGTCACTAAACAAATCATGA
- a CDS encoding radical SAM protein — protein sequence MGYLTNKEIHDFLPAGIRTDTPEDLSKPLRTGLQQEKWFTAAQMAGRNFPIACVALEITQRCNLDCSLCYLSEIAEVVKDVPVFELKRRIKMIHAHYGDFTNVQITGGDPTLRSISELVEIVEEIKSYNMRSALFTNGIKASRDMLERLSEAGLDDVVFHVDATQGRKNGNTENLLNSVRLEYINRTEGLPLRVLFNTTIFDGNFHSIPDLVEFFIDHANKVSLASFQMQADTGRGVLRERNEDLISQHSVMALIEKGAGIKLPFDMPLIGHPDCNKYTALFKAGNARTPLYEDSGFFRQLFSLLSEENLKKNWSVGSEIMWETIKACFTSPLLAGRALAYIVRKCWSLKVGLLTGNRPHRISFFIHNFMDAEKLEAGRCKSCVFMVATANGPLSMCVHNAKRNTMISQPVPAIGNNPEWNPIPANLLNQEPELFSVKRLKGRLRAARNKEKGL from the coding sequence ATGGGCTATCTAACAAACAAGGAAATTCACGATTTCTTACCCGCAGGAATAAGAACCGACACGCCTGAAGATTTATCAAAACCGCTCCGTACTGGTCTGCAGCAAGAAAAGTGGTTTACTGCCGCTCAAATGGCAGGAAGAAATTTCCCGATTGCTTGTGTTGCATTGGAAATTACGCAACGTTGCAATTTGGATTGCTCGCTCTGCTACCTTTCTGAAATTGCAGAAGTTGTCAAAGATGTTCCCGTTTTTGAACTAAAACGGCGCATCAAAATGATTCATGCTCATTATGGGGATTTCACGAATGTCCAGATTACCGGAGGAGATCCCACCTTACGATCAATTTCGGAGCTTGTGGAAATAGTAGAAGAGATCAAATCATACAATATGCGAAGTGCTCTCTTTACGAACGGTATAAAAGCCAGTCGGGATATGCTTGAAAGATTATCAGAAGCAGGACTAGATGATGTTGTTTTTCACGTCGACGCAACTCAAGGACGCAAGAACGGCAACACTGAAAATTTGCTAAACTCAGTCCGTCTCGAATATATCAATCGTACGGAAGGCCTACCCTTAAGGGTACTTTTCAATACCACAATCTTCGATGGAAATTTTCATTCTATTCCTGACTTAGTAGAGTTTTTCATAGATCACGCTAACAAGGTCAGTTTGGCGTCTTTTCAAATGCAGGCCGACACCGGGCGCGGGGTCTTACGGGAACGTAATGAAGACTTAATCTCCCAGCATTCAGTAATGGCGCTTATTGAAAAAGGAGCAGGAATAAAGCTCCCCTTTGATATGCCCTTAATCGGCCATCCTGATTGCAATAAGTACACTGCCCTTTTCAAAGCTGGAAATGCTCGAACACCTCTCTATGAAGACAGTGGGTTTTTTAGGCAGTTATTCTCATTGTTGTCGGAGGAAAATTTAAAAAAGAATTGGAGTGTTGGCAGTGAGATTATGTGGGAAACAATAAAAGCCTGTTTCACATCGCCTTTACTTGCCGGGCGGGCATTGGCCTATATTGTCAGGAAATGCTGGTCCTTAAAAGTTGGCTTATTAACGGGAAACAGACCACACAGAATCAGCTTTTTCATCCATAATTTCATGGACGCGGAAAAACTGGAAGCGGGTCGATGCAAATCCTGCGTTTTCATGGTGGCAACTGCAAATGGGCCCCTATCAATGTGTGTTCATAACGCCAAACGTAACACAATGATTTCGCAGCCGGTTCCAGCGATCGGTAACAATCCCGAATGGAATCCCATACCCGCCAATCTATTAAATCAGGAACCGGAATTATTTTCCGTGAAACGCTTGAAAGGGCGACTTCGTGCCGCCAGAAACAAGGAAAAAGGGCTCTAG
- a CDS encoding paraquat-inducible protein A, with product MHWSLKNLLVGRPDRQTISKFAKGRDRYIGVGLLVSAALLGIALSQSIVTVQNFHSLNGSYSLIDGMVALFKTGQAAIAMLILVTTIVVPIITLSSAFEIWYKHELQSERFPHKAQRLRRYGRLWYLVFGSVLIGIYLIQNSEIEATIHAPIYYLTVSLALQKLALVRMEPLINSIQFVEDDMT from the coding sequence ATGCACTGGTCACTGAAAAATTTATTGGTCGGCCGACCGGATAGACAGACAATCTCAAAGTTTGCCAAGGGCCGGGACCGGTACATAGGCGTAGGGTTGCTCGTGTCAGCAGCGTTGTTGGGTATCGCGCTGTCTCAATCCATCGTCACTGTGCAGAATTTTCACAGTTTGAACGGCTCTTACTCTCTGATTGATGGTATGGTAGCGCTGTTCAAAACCGGGCAGGCAGCCATTGCAATGCTTATTCTTGTAACCACAATAGTTGTACCGATCATCACGCTCTCAAGCGCCTTCGAGATTTGGTATAAGCATGAGTTGCAAAGTGAAAGATTTCCCCATAAAGCCCAACGCCTCCGTCGGTATGGGCGGCTTTGGTATTTAGTATTCGGATCAGTCTTAATAGGCATTTATCTCATCCAAAATAGCGAAATAGAAGCAACTATTCACGCACCTATTTACTACCTGACTGTGTCATTAGCGCTACAGAAACTTGCCTTGGTCAGAATGGAACCCCTAATAAACTCTATACAATTTGTCGAAGATGATATGACGTAA
- a CDS encoding MFS transporter, with amino-acid sequence MPSENRPAAVKRHAFYIFLICAVMFGLGQFHRMSGAVVMPPIAKEIGIAVEGLGIAAAALFFASAFVQVPIGMLLDRFGPRIIIPSIGVLAVIGSLMIALATNFNEILISRILIGLGFSATMMSAYVLFAKWFPPTKFATLASWLMAAGSIGGIMASAPLAGMIELFGWRSPFIFVAGATVVMLLIGIVVIRDAPPAYSNSLDTPSTIGQSIRGYLKVLSHPRFFNLLAMGFVAYGPAVAIIGMWGGPYLEDTYGLDGWERGQVLFLMMIFVPIGALFFGPLDRIFKRRKAIVFTAVTTELIAFGVLGLGENLSIFVVTCLFVYIAFVQQYYVVLAAQCRAAFPDHLVGRANSTLNLISITGVGFMQSMFGWILAINPEAGYQHSFMFVSGILVIALLVYSRSSEKPMKETVAPA; translated from the coding sequence ATGCCTTCAGAAAATCGGCCAGCTGCCGTAAAAAGACATGCCTTTTACATCTTCCTGATTTGCGCGGTGATGTTTGGCCTTGGCCAGTTTCATCGTATGTCCGGGGCTGTAGTCATGCCGCCTATTGCCAAGGAAATTGGCATTGCCGTTGAAGGCTTGGGCATTGCGGCTGCGGCATTATTTTTTGCATCAGCTTTTGTTCAGGTGCCGATCGGCATGCTGCTTGATCGCTTTGGTCCGCGCATTATTATCCCCAGTATCGGTGTCCTGGCCGTTATCGGATCTTTGATGATTGCTTTGGCAACCAATTTCAATGAAATACTTATATCTCGAATTCTCATCGGGCTCGGCTTTTCCGCAACGATGATGTCGGCATATGTTCTTTTTGCAAAATGGTTTCCGCCGACGAAATTTGCGACACTGGCCTCTTGGTTGATGGCGGCTGGTAGTATTGGCGGGATAATGGCGTCAGCGCCTCTTGCCGGGATGATTGAACTGTTCGGATGGCGATCGCCCTTTATCTTTGTGGCAGGCGCAACTGTGGTCATGTTGCTGATCGGTATTGTTGTTATCCGGGATGCGCCGCCAGCCTATAGCAATAGTCTCGATACGCCGTCGACCATAGGCCAGAGTATTCGTGGGTATCTAAAAGTGTTGAGCCATCCCCGGTTTTTCAATTTGCTAGCCATGGGATTCGTCGCATACGGACCTGCTGTGGCAATTATTGGGATGTGGGGTGGGCCATATCTTGAAGATACCTATGGTCTGGACGGGTGGGAACGAGGCCAGGTACTGTTTCTTATGATGATATTTGTACCAATTGGAGCCTTGTTTTTCGGTCCTTTGGATCGGATCTTCAAACGCCGAAAGGCAATTGTTTTTACTGCTGTAACAACTGAATTGATAGCTTTCGGAGTACTGGGGCTAGGAGAAAATTTATCGATTTTTGTCGTCACATGTCTTTTCGTCTATATAGCGTTTGTTCAACAATATTACGTTGTTCTGGCAGCTCAATGCCGAGCTGCTTTCCCCGATCATCTGGTTGGCCGCGCTAACTCTACTTTAAATCTGATCAGTATTACTGGCGTAGGGTTTATGCAATCGATGTTTGGCTGGATTTTAGCGATAAATCCCGAAGCAGGATATCAGCACTCATTTATGTTCGTCAGCGGCATACTTGTTATAGCCTTATTGGTCTATTCAAGATCAAGCGAAAAGCCGATGAAAGAAACGGTTGCCCCCGCCTAA
- a CDS encoding sugar porter family MFS transporter, with amino-acid sequence MKKRTTGFIYFTTCVIALSGLLFGYNSTVIAGAILFIKIEFSLSPFQEEMIIGILLFGALIGAALGGPLADRFGRRQVLFIIAIIFFLGILASALAPNLSSIAIARGVVGIAIGMVSVVGTLYLAEISPDHLRGKLIGIYMLANMGGVICGYLVELAFDTTGNWRWMLGFPAFIAIPFAAGVWMLPETPRWCICNNRPDQARDALERLRATDNVGGELGRIQAGVSPQAGGWAGLLGNDVRPILVIGLGIGIFQRVTGISIAFFYGPTIFGFAGMESVSLEILAGVGIGVALFIGQFVSMLLVDKVGRRPLLLWGYAGMVAGLVPLGLAFATGGETLLIKWMAVGGVMLLAGAWAAGPASVTFLLIAELFPQHVRGPAMSVTTMAIWSSFMLVTFSFLSIMERLGPALTFWSYAAIAAFAFIAVFFRVPETKGKSLEEISSSLKRQE; translated from the coding sequence ATGAAGAAGCGAACAACTGGATTTATCTATTTTACCACCTGTGTCATTGCCCTCAGTGGTTTGCTCTTCGGGTATAACTCGACGGTAATTGCGGGAGCAATTTTGTTCATTAAAATCGAGTTTTCACTCTCACCTTTTCAAGAAGAAATGATTATCGGCATTTTATTGTTTGGCGCCCTAATTGGGGCCGCGTTAGGCGGGCCGCTTGCTGACCGATTTGGTCGTCGTCAGGTTCTATTTATTATCGCTATTATCTTCTTTTTGGGAATCCTGGCCTCCGCACTGGCACCTAATTTGTCTTCAATTGCGATTGCTCGGGGCGTCGTGGGTATTGCTATCGGGATGGTTTCTGTAGTTGGGACACTATATTTGGCGGAAATTTCTCCAGACCATCTTCGCGGTAAATTGATCGGCATCTACATGTTAGCAAATATGGGGGGCGTCATCTGTGGATATCTGGTCGAACTTGCATTTGATACCACAGGGAACTGGCGATGGATGCTTGGTTTTCCAGCTTTTATAGCGATACCTTTTGCTGCCGGAGTCTGGATGCTTCCGGAAACGCCGCGCTGGTGTATATGTAATAATCGTCCTGATCAAGCCCGCGACGCTTTGGAACGACTTCGCGCTACTGATAATGTTGGCGGGGAGTTGGGCAGAATTCAAGCTGGTGTTTCACCCCAAGCGGGGGGCTGGGCAGGGCTTCTTGGAAATGATGTCAGGCCCATACTGGTCATCGGCCTTGGAATAGGTATTTTCCAACGGGTGACAGGCATAAGCATTGCTTTCTTTTATGGACCGACGATTTTTGGGTTTGCGGGTATGGAATCTGTGTCTTTAGAAATACTGGCGGGTGTTGGAATTGGCGTAGCTCTGTTCATAGGTCAGTTTGTCTCGATGCTGCTCGTTGATAAGGTTGGTCGCCGTCCGCTTCTCCTTTGGGGATATGCTGGGATGGTAGCCGGATTAGTTCCATTGGGGCTGGCTTTTGCAACCGGGGGAGAAACCCTGCTGATCAAGTGGATGGCAGTAGGGGGTGTAATGCTGCTTGCCGGAGCATGGGCAGCTGGCCCTGCTAGCGTAACCTTTCTTCTGATTGCGGAGCTTTTCCCTCAACATGTAAGAGGGCCCGCCATGAGTGTCACGACTATGGCTATTTGGTCGTCCTTTATGTTGGTTACATTTAGTTTTTTGAGCATAATGGAAAGATTGGGGCCTGCTTTAACTTTTTGGAGCTATGCAGCCATCGCTGCATTTGCTTTTATTGCGGTTTTCTTCCGCGTTCCTGAAACCAAGGGTAAAAGTCTTGAGGAGATTTCCTCTAGTCTGAAGCGTCAAGAGTGA
- a CDS encoding nitrilase-related carbon-nitrogen hydrolase codes for MMKILASAYILLTLCMFFPASASEKPSFKVAAIEFNPVFKQREQNFPAMEALVKQAAESEAKLILFPEMSTTGYLYGSRSEIAPFVDTIPGKTTSYFEELAKKYAVYIVAGMPEVDDATGMYYNAAFLVGPDGLVGKYRKNNLFLLESGWAAQGNLGIPVFDTELGKISIIICYDDYFYQSTRLASLKGANLLAFIASSGRMLNPDPDMAGVHISISDVQQQALQNGLFVVATNRTNIEKNDALGIGVHYLGGASIWDPLGKNIAQAAVSTQKGQASNDADPTILYGNIDRSLYENSAKELLKYRRPELYGDITLNMSPRPMMASRLSHDVNALLVQYTPQANDMAANKSKVNTLLEENVSLVTNLIVFPEYSLTGPPLSTEKAKELANSADEINAYFSVLANRHDSYLVYSTVTKDSEKYYKTARILGPQGKIVGEYRKTHLNTKEKKWLTAGNDIPVIDTKIGRIGLLIGDEVLYPEAADVLSVRRADMIVVPVSWTGQYGIADELDKGFLTRKYPSNTNVIWYATAKNAQAYLMAANFVKTDQEFLGSSGLYSLDPTNGYYPPVVASRDQEEVLAVNFQTIAPKTWWTSQQFIIDGRRPELYIPLVLNPTQKCFQRWQESTDYFVSCWR; via the coding sequence ATGATGAAGATCTTGGCGAGTGCTTATATCCTTCTGACTCTATGTATGTTTTTCCCTGCCTCTGCATCAGAGAAGCCTTCCTTTAAGGTGGCAGCCATTGAATTCAACCCCGTTTTTAAACAGCGCGAGCAAAATTTTCCGGCGATGGAAGCGTTGGTCAAGCAGGCCGCAGAAAGTGAAGCCAAACTTATTCTTTTTCCGGAAATGAGCACAACAGGTTACTTGTATGGATCGCGATCTGAAATTGCTCCATTCGTTGATACAATCCCTGGAAAAACAACCTCTTATTTTGAAGAGCTTGCCAAGAAATACGCGGTATATATTGTTGCGGGAATGCCGGAAGTCGATGATGCTACCGGGATGTACTACAATGCTGCCTTCCTGGTCGGACCAGACGGGCTGGTCGGGAAGTATCGAAAAAACAACCTCTTCTTGTTGGAAAGTGGATGGGCCGCTCAGGGAAATCTGGGAATACCCGTTTTTGACACCGAGCTTGGTAAAATATCAATTATCATTTGTTACGATGATTATTTCTACCAATCGACGCGCCTTGCATCGCTAAAAGGTGCAAACCTTCTCGCGTTCATTGCAAGTTCAGGTCGAATGTTAAACCCCGATCCTGATATGGCCGGCGTTCACATTTCAATCTCAGATGTACAGCAGCAAGCATTACAGAACGGTCTGTTTGTTGTTGCAACTAACCGGACCAATATTGAAAAAAATGATGCACTTGGGATCGGTGTGCATTATCTAGGCGGCGCCTCCATTTGGGACCCTCTCGGAAAAAACATCGCGCAAGCAGCCGTGAGTACGCAAAAGGGGCAAGCTTCAAACGACGCAGATCCAACAATATTATATGGCAATATTGATCGATCTCTTTATGAAAACTCAGCCAAGGAATTGTTAAAATACCGTCGGCCTGAACTCTATGGTGATATAACCCTGAACATGTCACCAAGACCAATGATGGCGTCGCGGCTATCTCATGATGTCAACGCACTTTTGGTGCAATATACGCCACAGGCCAATGATATGGCCGCCAATAAATCTAAAGTAAACACTTTGCTGGAAGAGAATGTCTCGCTTGTCACCAATTTGATTGTGTTCCCGGAATATTCTTTAACGGGTCCACCATTATCGACTGAAAAAGCCAAAGAGCTGGCTAACTCAGCCGATGAAATAAATGCATACTTCAGTGTTCTGGCTAATCGACATGACAGTTATCTGGTCTATAGCACAGTCACTAAAGACAGTGAGAAATATTATAAAACCGCCCGCATACTCGGTCCTCAGGGTAAAATTGTCGGCGAGTATCGTAAAACGCACCTGAATACAAAAGAAAAAAAATGGCTCACAGCCGGGAATGATATCCCGGTAATTGACACGAAAATAGGTCGCATTGGTCTATTGATTGGTGATGAGGTGTTGTATCCGGAGGCCGCTGATGTTCTTAGCGTCAGGAGGGCAGATATGATTGTCGTACCGGTTTCCTGGACTGGTCAATATGGGATAGCCGATGAACTCGACAAAGGATTCCTGACCCGTAAATACCCCTCTAATACAAATGTAATCTGGTATGCGACCGCTAAAAATGCGCAAGCTTATTTGATGGCGGCGAACTTTGTGAAAACGGATCAGGAATTTCTCGGAAGCAGCGGGCTTTATTCCCTTGATCCTACGAACGGATATTATCCTCCAGTTGTGGCGTCACGTGATCAAGAAGAAGTGTTGGCTGTCAATTTCCAGACAATCGCTCCGAAGACATGGTGGACAAGCCAGCAGTTTATCATCGATGGCCGAAGACCTGAGCTCTATATTCCACTAGTATTGAACCCTACTCAAAAATGTTTTCAGAGATGGCAGGAAAGTACTGATTATTTTGTTTCTTGCTGGAGGTAA
- a CDS encoding GntR family transcriptional regulator codes for MADEPTAQESSEEFTNNEQASNAGAVITLPLVHQVASLMRDMIVQDELKQGEPIRERIVSEALNVSRTPLREGLKILAAEGLVELIPNRGAIVANPTPEETRDKLILLSVLEAFAGELAVKFATKLDVDEITALHYEMLAAQKRNNRLQYFKLNQDIHSGIVRLSQNSALIENHTRLNLQVYRARYRNNLKNTEWGRSISEHEKIIAVLQERNGDALSAILRRHMEPVWANVMEEAVNN; via the coding sequence ATGGCCGATGAACCGACAGCACAAGAATCTTCCGAAGAATTCACCAATAATGAACAAGCTTCAAATGCTGGCGCAGTTATCACGCTTCCATTGGTGCATCAGGTTGCCAGCCTTATGCGTGATATGATTGTTCAAGATGAACTTAAGCAGGGTGAACCGATCCGGGAACGCATTGTTTCGGAGGCTTTGAATGTCTCCCGAACGCCCCTTCGCGAAGGGCTTAAAATTCTTGCGGCAGAAGGCCTTGTGGAGTTGATCCCAAATCGTGGTGCCATTGTTGCAAATCCTACGCCTGAAGAGACACGGGACAAGTTGATTTTATTGAGTGTCTTGGAGGCATTTGCCGGTGAGTTGGCCGTTAAATTTGCAACAAAGCTTGATGTCGATGAAATAACCGCATTGCATTATGAAATGCTTGCTGCCCAAAAGCGCAATAACCGTCTTCAATATTTTAAACTGAATCAGGATATTCACTCAGGTATCGTTCGCCTAAGTCAGAATAGTGCACTGATCGAAAATCACACGCGCCTCAATCTGCAGGTCTACAGGGCTCGGTATAGAAATAATCTCAAAAACACAGAATGGGGACGTTCCATTAGTGAACATGAGAAAATTATCGCAGTTTTGCAAGAGCGTAATGGAGATGCGCTTTCAGCAATTTTGCGTCGGCATATGGAGCCTGTTTGGGCCAATGTAATGGAGGAAGCGGTAAATAATTAG
- the can gene encoding carbonate dehydratase: protein MDSFYEIFQRNKDWAARTKENKPDFFERMVDQQNPEYLWIGCSDSRVPANQIVDLPPGDVFVHRNVANIVVPSDLNCLSVLQYAIEVLKVKHVIVCGHYGCGGVEAALSGQKFGMIDNWLRPIRSIIRHNKSAMDSATTDQQRSDLLCELNVIEQVQNVCASTVVQDAWDAGQSFSVHGIIYSIRDGLLRDLVHFEKGRIETRGPDYPKSLS, encoded by the coding sequence ATGGACAGTTTTTACGAAATATTTCAACGGAATAAAGATTGGGCTGCCCGGACAAAGGAAAATAAACCGGATTTTTTCGAAAGAATGGTCGACCAGCAAAATCCGGAATATTTGTGGATCGGTTGCTCTGACAGTCGTGTGCCGGCAAATCAGATCGTTGACCTGCCGCCCGGCGACGTTTTTGTTCATCGCAATGTGGCAAACATTGTTGTTCCTTCGGACTTAAACTGTCTGTCCGTTTTGCAATATGCAATTGAAGTTCTGAAAGTTAAGCACGTAATTGTTTGTGGTCACTACGGTTGCGGGGGTGTTGAAGCCGCCCTTTCCGGCCAGAAATTCGGAATGATCGACAATTGGTTACGCCCCATTCGCTCGATTATCCGGCATAATAAATCGGCTATGGATAGTGCGACAACAGATCAGCAACGCTCCGATTTACTCTGCGAGCTAAATGTTATTGAACAAGTGCAGAATGTCTGCGCATCAACGGTCGTTCAGGATGCCTGGGACGCGGGACAATCTTTCTCTGTTCATGGCATCATTTATTCAATCCGGGATGGCTTGCTGCGCGATCTGGTTCACTTTGAAAAAGGGCGGATTGAAACACGTGGCCCCGATTATCCTAAGTCACTATCCTGA